The DNA window GAGTCTCAGCTCAGTAAATTGTTCTAGCTTCATTCCTGGTGGCAAACCCTGGGGCCTCTCCTCCAACCCCTCCTATGACATGGAGGCTCTTAATTCACTGGTCTGCATCATACGAACGATCCTGCAGGAGCAGGGATCAGGCTTTGGTCAACAGAAGTCCCCTTGCAGGGAGCTTCTGAAATCCCAACGTAGTGTTTGGAGAAAATGACTCACACAGACTCCTCCTTGTCAGCCAGCAGTGGAGGGGCCTCTGGCCTGGGGAAACCCAGCCTTCATTCTACATACCTCACATACCTGACATACCTGCACACCTGAAATTCCACCTCATTCCTGCCTGTTTCCTAGCAGGGCTTCCCTGAGGGCAGATGGAAAGGCCACTCCAAAGCTGCCAGGAGGGAGATTCCTTCTACTTTTTCCTGGCGTAAAAGGGCAAGCAGTGGGGGAGCTGCTGACAGCAGGAAATGCCAACATCCTATGGGGTTTCACATTCCAAAAGCCAAGATCTGCGAGCCCTGCCGGGGAGCCCTGGGAACAACAGACCTGGGTGTCCTCCAGGAGTGTCTGTGAACAGAGCCTTCCTGCCCTTCCCagaggggccaggcctggggagTTTAGCAACCCTTGGGTAGGAGGTCAGGAGACCTGGGTCCTGGTCCAGCCTGTGTCACTGACAACCAGCAGCAGGACCTCAGCCCGTGTCTTGCTTGGATCCAGGAGTGGGTGAGAGAATGATGGTAatggtcatttgaggtcagggttTACATTTACTGTCCAGACACCTGGGATCTTCTCCAGACACTTGAGGACAGGCTTCCACTGGGAAATCCTGGTCCTGCCTCACACATCTGGCTCCCCAGGCAGAAGACAGACCCATGCCCAGACGTGGACGCTCCAGAGTGGGCATGTTAGGAAGGGGGACTCCGAAGGATTGGTGTCGGGATTGGACATGGCTGTGTGCACAGACTCTTCTGACACCTTAGGAAAGTGCAGGGACAGGGTTTGAACCCAGGGGCGACTGACCCTAAAGCCTCATCATGTCTAGTCAGGGGATCTTAGTGTCCAGGGAGGCCTGGACGGGTGCCCACCGGCCTCACACTGTCCCAGCCTCTGAGGCCCCCATGCTCTGCTAAAATctccctccaccttccagatGCTGGGCTGACTCAGCTGCTCTGAGAGGCCAGGAAGGAGCAGCTGGACTTCTCCCTCCTCAGAGAtgcccaccctgcccctgccctggggaAGGTGCTCCACTCTCTCACTCTGGCTTATATGCAGGCAGCCTCACCTCTTCTTGGTAGAGACAGTAAGACCTAGTGCAGGgttccactgcagcctcccagaaAATGCCTGGAACCAAGGACCTGAGAACTGTACCCCTTTATGGAAGACATCAAAGGGGAGACATGTCAGTGGCTCTTAGAGAAGAAGGAGACGATCCTGGAGGCTTCTGTGCTCCCAAATGTCCTCACCATTTGGCTGTGACTCCCTCCAGAAACTAGATATCTAGTTCTAGATATGTGCTATGCTATCATATAATAATATCATACGACAGAACAATATAATAATATTCTAGCATTACTTGGAATGTACACAGTCCCAATAAGAGGATCctaaacaggctgggcgcagtggctctcacctgtaatcacagtactttgggaggctgaggtgagcagatgaCTTgcggtcagaagttcaagaccagcctggcaaatatggtaaaacaccatctctacggagaatacaaaaattagccaggcgtgttggcgggcgtctgtaatcccagctactcagagactgaggcaggagaatcgcttgaacctgggaggcagaggttgcagtgagccaagatcgtgcaactgcactccagcctgggcaacagaacaagactccatctcaaaaaataaataaataaataatttttttaaaaaaagaatgtcaaacAGTTGCACACAGCATTCTAGTGAATGCACAGTGTCCCATTTTCTAACCCatttctttacttaaaaataacattgtttaTGCCCAAGTAAATTGATTTTCCATGCTACTAGCACATCCTAATCTGTGTCCTGGAAAACTGCTGTACCCCACAGCAGCAAGGAATGGAGACCAAGGGAGCAGAGAGGGAGATGGTGCTGGAAGCAGGGTCTGTTCTGCCGAGGGTGAAGGTGGGTGCTAAGCACTCTGGTATTTATTGAAGTCATTTCTGCTGCAGCCTCTTCCCGTGTCTCCTGCCTCCAGAGAGAAGCCCCTATCCGTGCTCCCCAGGAACACAGACGCAGGATCttccacacacacaaatctaACCACATCCATGCCCTGCTAGGACCCAGCCATGGTGCCTAGAGGGTGACAGGTCACCTTGCCTGGCCCGGAGGAGAATGGCTTGTTCATGCCAGGTGTGGCCTGTGAGCTTGAGCGGAGGAAATCCTGCAGAAGCTGGGAGGGGCCCACAGAACTGACCCAAAACAGCTCCTTCCCCTCTGTCCTCACATCCTGACCCCAAGATGGCTCTTCTCAGGGAAAATCACAACCCAACCCTCTGAAAAAGCACATTAAGGAAAAATGCCTTTAAGAATCTCAGGAGGGCTGTGGAATTTCTCCACCAGAACTTCAGAGTGATAATGACACTGAACCCGGGAACCACAATAACCAAAATCAGGAGTTttattctccttccttctctctctctctctcctctcactgTCATGAACGTCATGAAGACACTCACTTTGCGTTTTCTACTCAGCACTGCATGACCAGTGTCTGACAAAGCCTGGGATATGTGGGCTCCCAAGTGGACCTGTCCTGGGTAAATGACCATTAATGAGACGGAGAAGGAGCTGAAGAGCCCCCAGAGGAGTGTGAGTCCCAGGGGTCCCGCCAGCTCCACTCCCACCTTCCAAACCTGTGACAGTCAGGTGCCTGAGTCACACAGTCTCTCCCACCCGAATGCCATGAGCTGCAGGTGACTGAGCAGTTACTGGATTCTTGACCATGTGTTTCGGTTGTGAGGTTGGGACCTAATGGGCCCCTTTGAAATGATGTCATAGGTTAGCAATGTCCCAAGGAAACTGAGGAAAGTCATAACTCAGCAGGATCCTGTGGAATCGCTGTGTGGACGTGGGAGTGTCGGAGAGTGTTAATGTCAGGAGCATCCTGCACCTTCCTATTTGCCAGAGGACTCAGTGTGGGGGACGACTGGGACACATAGCACAGAGAAGGTGGAGGGTGAACTGCTTCTCTCCTGATTACAAAGGTGAGATCAAAGCTACAATGACACGTACCCTGCCTGGCACCTCTCCTGCCCAAGGACCCAGCCTGTCTCTGCAGGACTTGCAGGAGGGCAGGACATGCCATGACATCACCAGCTCCACTAGAAAATATGGGATAAAAGGAGTGGCTGAGATCTGCTGATCCCCTGCTcactccactgcacccacccAGAGCCATGGCTCCCCGAGGCTGCGTCGTGGGTAAGGAGGACAGGACCCCATTCCCACCTGAGCCCGTCTCCAATCTCAGCCACCACCAGggctctctccccaccccaaactACACCTCATCCCTGTTcccatgcccagccaaatctcCAGGCTTGAATTGCTCACAGCAATTCCCCATCCATAGCACCCAGATCAGCCCCATCCACAGCCCTGTTTCAGTCCCTGAACTGCTCAAAGCCCTGGTTCCACCCAATCTTCTTCTAAATGTCAGTGCCAGTCATATCTGTTGCTGTCCACTCACCCCATCTTCACTTTCCCTTTCCCACAGCTGTCTTTGCCATTTTCTGCATCTCCAGGCTGCTCTGCTCAACACACGGAGCCCCAGGTGAGCCCAGGAGTGATTgggaagctgggggaggggtaCACCTTCCAGGGGACCCCAGGCTGGGACCCACCTGCCACCACCTTCTGGATCTCACCAGCTCTGTCTCCTCTAGTGGCCCCCATGACTCCTTACCTGATGCTGTGCCAGCCACACAAGAGATGTGGGGACAAGTTCTATGACCCCCTGCAGCACTGTTGCTATGATGATGCTGTCGTGCCCTTGGCCAGGACCCAGAGTTGTGGAAACTGCACCTTCAGAGTCTGCTTTGAGCAGTGCTGCCCCTGGACCTTCATGGTGAAGCTGATAAACCAGAACTGCGACTCAGCCCCGACCTCAGATGACAGGCTTTGTCGCAGGTGAGTCCTGTCCCCTCCATGAGATTGTGAGTGCAGGGTAGCTGCATGCCTGTTCTGCCCTGGGTGGAGCCCCCACTCTCCTTGTCTCCCTGTCTCTGCCCCTGCCTCTATTCAAACCACCTCTCCCTTTCCCTATGCCTGTGTCTCtatccatttttatttccctctcaGAATCTCACTTTCTCTTCCCTGCTGTCCTCTCCTCCTGGCTCTCCTGTGCTCCTTTCTGCCCATATTCAGTCTCGCCCCCATCTCTGGCCGTCTCTGTCCTGCTCAGTGTCTCTGTCTCACTATCTCCAGTGTCAGCTGATAGAACATCAGGGGAACGACGACTCCTGGATTCTCCTTCCTGGATAGGCCTGGAGAAAGAGGCTGGTGTTACCTGAGATCTGGGATGCTGAGTGGCTGTTTGGGGGCCGGAGAAACACACACTCAACCGCCCACTTCATTCTGTGACCTGTCTGAGGCCCACCCTGCAGCTGCCCTGAGGAGGCCCACACATCCCTTTCTAGAATTCTGGACAGCGTGAGATGTGTGTGCTGACGGGGGCCCAGGGACTCCGAATGCTCATGATGACCCCTATGGCCAACATAAACCAGGCACCACCCCAAGGCTGGCTGGGGAACCCTTCACCCTTCTGTGAGCTTTTCCATCACCTCAAGTTCTCTTCTCTCCAGGAGCAAAGCACAGGATCataataaatttctgtattttataaattcataCTGTAGAATTCATGAATTAGAGAGCTTGGACGGTTGAAAGGGGTCACAAAGGGTGACCTGGGGCCCCTTTTCTCTGTCACCCGGAGGCGTCCAGGCCTTTCCATTTGTTCTGTTCATGCAcacacttattttttctttctccatttatttttaaatttattattttgttattcgTGCTTGGTGACTAGGGCCCTGGCCATGCCTGGGACAGGGGCCACCCTCCAACACCAGCCTCCACCACCCCATGGCTCCCTGAACCCAGTCCCAGCATCGGGAGCAGcccaggtggggtggggaggaggtggggatcTCGAGGGGGCTTCGGGGAGGCACTCCCTCTCCCACCAGTTCTGTGGCAGAACAGGATCCGGCTGTTTGTTCTCGATGTACATTAAGCAGATGCAGACAGACTGGGAAAGAACGGAGGTTCTTTCTGCAACCGGCTGTGGGGAGGAGGTCAGAGTAGCTTACCAGACCAACTCAAAGCTACAGACTTCTTTTTCTAGTGCTTATATGCATTCTAAGCTCCACGCCTATGTGCGGAGTGCCCCTGCAAGACAGCGTGTGTCATTCTTATCAATATCTAATCTTTAGTATCTAGGGTCTGGAAAACTTTCTCCAGAGTCTTGGAAAGTTTCTTAATCTTAAATGGACCCCAGTATGAGCAATATGTGGAAGAATGCTATTATTATTTGATCAGATTTTAGGGTCTGAGAAAACCCAGCTGGGGTTTTAATGGGCTTGTTTTCTCATTCCCGCCCTAGTCCCCAGGCACTAGTTTATCCAGTTCTATAATGTTTAAGGTATGCattcatcaaaaataaagtttagtGGAAACTGACTCTTCTGGTCGCTAACAGAAACCTGACCTGCCACACACCCATCCCAGGCACGCATCCCCTGGGATCGTGGAAAACCCACTGGGCAGGTCCAGCGCCCAGAGATGCCACACTTAGTCTGACTTTGGGCCAAAGCTGGAGCCTGAGAGGGAGTGGGTGGGGCGGGGTGCGGAGGATGTGGGCTATGGAGGAGCCCTTGGGGTTGGAAGGAGGAAATAAAGGCCGGCCAAGGCACCTGAAGCACATTCTTCAGGCCCTGTGCCAGGGACAAACCCTCGTGCCCAGTGCTGATGTGGAATAGATTGCAGGGAGGGGGCCACGCTGCTGCTTACTCAACCCAGAAGCAGGTTCCTTAGGGAGGATTCAGCCCCAGGGTCTCCACCAACCTGGATTCCCCGAAGTCAAAGAAGCCACCACCTTTCTGGGTCCTGTTTCTCAGGGCCAGGGGGTCTGCACGGGGCCCAGACCCCCGTCCCTGGGCCTCAGTCATCCGAGGCCAACCCAGGCTCCCAGACTGCCTGATGGCTTCCCGGGCCCGTTCTGACTCAAAGGGTTCCATCATCGCCCCACAGGTGGCAGCATCGCCTCAGTGGCCCCAGACGGGCCCAGTGGCCAGGTGTCCACACCTGCGGGAACTCTGGACCCAGCACATCACCATGGCAGCAATCTGGCATCACAGGGCAAACGCCCTGTCTCACAGGCCTACCCCTATCTCAGGGCCTATCAGTGGGCGCATACCCTGTGCTAGGTGAGCTCTGCCCCCTCATGCTACGATTCTGCAGGGCGTGAGAGCTGTGCAGACGCCTAGAGAGGAACAGACCCACATCACCTACGGGGCGGCTGCTTCCTCATCCTCCACAGTGAGCGTCCTAAACCTTCACCCTGTCCGCATGTGACTCTCCTTGCCTGCACTCCCCCCACTACCCCATGAAATGATCTCATTTGGTCATTTAAGTGGTAAACTAAAAAGTTTTAAGTGACTCCAGGAGAGCAGGAGAAAGGCGGGTCTCCCGGCTGAGACCCCGCCCTGGACGCCCCCACGGAAGCCGCACAGCAGGATGTAGGTGCCCAAGGCACCGCGCGTGCGCCGAGAGGCCTCG is part of the Nomascus leucogenys isolate Asia chromosome 17, Asia_NLE_v1, whole genome shotgun sequence genome and encodes:
- the IGFL1 gene encoding insulin growth factor-like family member 1, producing the protein MAPRGCVVAVFAIFCISRLLCSTHGAPVAPMTPYLMLCQPHKRCGDKFYDPLQHCCYDDAVVPLARTQSCGNCTFRVCFEQCCPWTFMVKLINQNCDSAPTSDDRLCRSVS